One Carassius auratus strain Wakin chromosome 16, ASM336829v1, whole genome shotgun sequence genomic window carries:
- the LOC113116349 gene encoding uncharacterized protein LOC113116349 — protein MFQFGKYNVDIIEMLSGHQSHQFKGLGLERQLQHQQQVQLHQHQLQQQQQQQGETSGSILSGLGLGPLQASRGSAFTDSASIFAKMSAPPPPLQQQSLSSSSQSLRKSSKMSGSNSSGGSHVSGYPQFLRSFHPTEATLAQEQLHSGVGRFDHFASSSGSGGTVGAIGGLVSSVPPPPPLHPGLSVPQASPGPSSSSPSPSSSVSTSNNPPSSSAVTTFSHQLAGSQSDARSLHQQFSCMLAANQYFLSGVPANSSLEQFLVQQGSHNHLGLGLGQAAGETSSALAPPPALHSSHTHGHLTTLSQPQQPQSQQQQLPPHTLSHPHAHPHHPLHSSSQPSSLGGFDFQGIPVLSSNQLASLMQQEAGLPLPLPLHLSLSKDDGKGDSAVGGSGGGGGRRKKAMAGYLPQRKSESSNNNSSNPTNPNSSTSGGLNQENTPGLDGGGGVSLSGIGGDPSSLLTSSSSTSVVSSSSSAPSSTSASVLVTNGSKTDSHVSMPPQSHPEQEPLYHCGECGKTFTHLSSLRRHLRSHELTTAGTSGTRSSIINPVLHPSDPSIPHSPQESAASSSCGSPDKTFHCSECGKGFKKKGHLLQHGVIHSGARPYACSTCSRAFNRRESLTRHEKIHEEKPFRCPACGRCFRESTSLLNHAASGTCGKSGRTPRSKHESNIESKSNKAGSSQDGIATNAAGSYRSDDFTDDYKDQRSQSNLYSGTTTCGGGSMAGTALRKAPLAPTLHPHPQNQSQQHHQQPHFPLSSLLEESEDDVTSSVNSAISAITAAAANCMSGDLAHNGGRGDDRRDIIGGLLGGLGLGPLATPSGPLSTSVMEKSFRGTINPSSLALNQQPNQQTPGGKPKRPRKPRKKKEPGVVGVEPPKRRQSTHRPGGPGGDVRPYLCSVCGRGFARRETLRRHDRIHTGEKPHHCTVCGKYFREAFHLSKHHTVHSGEKNYKCILCGKDFGYAQSLKRHGKLHQKGEMEEVPTTPGGENLNSYPSSGGSLIQGGQSSSSSFYSYAQDVKPQTSTTQPPPRLYTCAICWKSFRHHFHLTAHHQTVHEGGGEKLFSCEVCGKAFAYSNSLTRHRLSQHGLTRTGQPVAQRSTGEDNSVGVSISESEAATNALLQLAPSSGTHAEQHGILHSQQGPLQTQAGYSPLFYIPDTNAAHPSSSNASSYSHSLPSTSSGPLLFNHQQQHTGIKGEPIYHTGHVHTLTPNIPVHSLALPPSEPHQQHHNSQQHSAEFQSTQHHAFQSQEELRRRKKKKKRLQEREEIGYNWTPAAKVEREQVEASLGEKQRNEKRKLVKRKRRAIHRTQHKIKKRMAVLVRIRRGSGGSAVYELGLPGGLKLNRLRSLKVPLKRKSCPLCLGATFSQQVALKVHIAARHCPKVRGLQHRLKCPVCGKQSRKFLSALIHRSSHLANRAFSCKHCPCRFWNAMLLTRHKKVCRGTLAKFQRDRALCVKLVMGSTYRRFECKGNSSSLHMEYSH, from the exons ATGTTCCAGTTTGGAAAATACAATGTGGACATCATAGAGATGCTGAGTGGACACCAATCCCACCAGTTCAAAGGTCTTGGATTAGAGCGACAACTTCAACACCAACAGCAAGTGCAGCTTCACCAACACCAgttacagcagcagcaacagcagcaaggCGAGACATCAGGGTCAATTTTGTCTGGACTTGGCTTAGGCCCACTACAAGCATCTAGAGGCAGTGCCTTTACAGATTCTGCATCGATTTTTGCAAAAATGAGTGCACCTCCCCCACCTCTGCAACAACAATCCCTCTCTTCATCATCTCAAAGTTTGAGGAAATCCAGCAAAATGTCTGGAAGCAATAGCAGTGGTGGAAGTCATGTGAGTGGATACCCCCAGTTTTTGCGCTCATTCCACCCAACTGAGGCAACCCTTGCACAAGAGCAGTTACATTCAGGAGTAGGGCGATTTGATCATTTTGCCAGCAGTAGTGGAAGTGGAGGAACTGTAGGGGCAATTGGAGGACTAGTCTCATCTGTTCCACCACCACCCCCATTGCATCCTGGCCTGTCAGTACCTCAGGCTTCTCCTGGTCCGTCGTCCTCCTCCCCATCTCCTTCAAGTTCTGTTTCAACTTCCAATAACCCTCCCAGCAGTAGTGCAGTAACTACCTTTAGTCATCAGTTGGCAGGATCTCAGTCTGACGCCCGAAGCCTACATCAACAGTTTAGCTGCATGTTAGCTGCAAATCAGTATTTTCTTTCTGGAGTTCCAGCCAATTCCAGTCTAGAACAATTTTTAGTTCAGCAAGGCAGTCATAACCATCTTGGTCTTGGTCTTGGCCAAGCTGCAGGAGAAACAAGTTCAGCCCTTGCGCCACCCCCTGCTCTCCATTCTTCACACACTCATGGTCACTTAACTACATTATCACAGCCTCAGCAGCCACAATCACAACAGCAGCAACTACCACCTCATACTTTGTCTCACCCTCACGCACATCCACACCATCCACTGCACTCCTCATCGCAACCTTCTTCGCTTGGAGGTTTTGATTTTCAAGGAATCCCAGTACTCTCCTCCAACCAGCTAGCATCTCTGATGCAGCAGGAAGCCGGTTtgccacttcctcttcctctaCATCTTTCTTTATCAAAAGATGATGGAAAAGGGGACAGTGCTGTCGGAGGAAGTGGTGGAGGAGGTGGTAGGAGAAAGAAAGCCATGGCTGGCTACCTGCCACAGAGAAAGTCTGAAAGCAGCAACAACAATAGCAGCAATCCTACAAACCCCAACAGTAGCACTTCAGGGGGACTCAACCAGGAGAACACACCAGGCTTAGATGGAGGTGGGGGTGTTAGTTTGTCTGGTATTGGTGGAGACCCTTCTTCTCTTCTAACCTCATCATCCTCTACTTCTGTTGTCTCATCATCTTCTTCTGCACCTTCTTCTACATCAGCATCAGTTTTGGTGACAAATGGCTCTAAAACAGACAGCCATGTTTCCATGCCACCTCAGTCTCATCCTGAACAAGAACCCCTTTATCATTGTGGTGAGTGTGGCAAAACTTTCACACATCTCTCTAGTCTGCGCAGGCACCTACGTAGCCATGAATTAACTACAGCTGGCACAAGCGGCACGAGAAGTAGCATTATAAACCCTGTTCTGCATCCTTCTGATCCAAGTATTCCCCACTCTCCACAAGAGAGTGCAGCCTCATCTTCGTGTGGCAGTCCTGACAAGACTTTTCATTGTTCTGAGTGTGGAAAAGGTTTCAAGAAAAAGGGGCACCTACTTCAACATGGTGTCATCCACTCTGGCGCACGACCCTATGCCTGCAGTACTTGTAGTCGTGCTTTCAATCGTCGTGAGTCACTCACCCGCCATGAAAAAATACATGAAGAGAAACCTTTTCGCTGTCCAGCCTGTGGTCGTTGTTTTCGGGAAAGTACATCCCTTTTGAACCATGCAGCCTCTGGCACCTGTGGCAAGTCAGGCCGTACACCAAGATCTAAGCATGAAAGTAATATAGAAAGCAAGAGCAATAAAGCTGGGAGCTCCCAAGATGGAATAGCGACTAATGCAGCGG GTTCTTACCGGAGTGATGATTTCACTGATGACTACAAGGACCAGCGCTCTCAAAGTAACTTGTATTCTGGAACAACAACATGTGGTGGTGGCAGCATGGCAGGGACTGCACTTCGGAAGGCACCATTAGCTCCTACTTTGCATCCACACCCACAAAACCAAAGCCAGCAGCATCATCAACAGCCACATTTTCCACTTTCATCTCTGTTAGAGGAATCTGAAGATGATGTCACCAGCTCAGTCAACAGTGCCATTTCTGCTATCACTGCTGCAGCTGCAAATTGTATGAGTGGTGATCTTGCCCATAACGGAGGTAGAGGGGATGATCGAAGGGATATCATTGGTGGATTGCTTGGAGGTCTGGGTCTAGGACCTCTTGCCACACCTAGTGGTCCATTGTCAACATCTGTCATGGAAAAGTCCTTTAGAGGAACTATTAACCCAAGTTCATTGGCCCTCAACCAGCAACCAAATCAGCAGACACCTGGTGGAAAGCCCAAGCGCCCTCGTAAGCCCCGCAAGAAGAAGGAGCCTGGTGTGGTTGGTGTTGAGCCCCCTAAAAGAAGGCAGTCCACTCACAGACCAGGAGGACCAGGTGGTGATGTTAGACCTTATTTGTGCAGCGTCTGTGGTCGAGGATTTGCAAGAAGAGAGACCTTGCGGAGGCATGACAGAAtacacactggagaaaagcctcaCCATTGTACTGTGTGTGGCAAGTACTTCAGAGAGGCATTTCATCTTAGCAAGCACCACACAGTGCATTCTGGAGAGAAAAACTACAAATGCATCCTGTGTGGAAAGGACTTTGGATACGCTCAGAGCCTTAAAAGACATGGCAAGCTACACCAGAAAGGAGAAATGGAAGAAGTGCCAACCACGCCAGGTGGGGAAAACCTTAACAGCTATCCATCCTCTGGTGGCAGCTTGATTCAAGGGGGTCAAAGCAGCTCTTCTTCATTCTATTCGTATGCTCAAGATGTCAAACCACAGACATCAACCACTCAGCCCCCTCCAAGACTGTACACATGTGCGATATGCTGGAAATCGTTCCGCCATCACTTTCACTTGACGGCACATCATCAAACTGTTCATGAGGGTGGTGGAGAAAAGCTGTTTTCTTGTGAAGTGTGTGGTAAGGCATTTGCATACTCCAACAGCCTTACACGACACAGGCTTTCTCAGCATGGCTTAACACGGACTGGACAGCCAGTTGCTCAAAGGAGCACAGGGGAAGATAACAGTGTAGGTGTTTCGATATCGGAAAGCGAAGCTGCTACAAATGCTTTGCTTCAGCTCGCACCATCTAGTGGCACACATGCTGAACAACATGGAATTCTTCATAGCCAGCAGGGTCCTCTCCAAACACAAGCTGGCTACTCCCCTCTGTTCTATATACCTGATACCAATGCTGCACACCCTTCTTCATCTAATGCCTCCTCTTATTCTCATTCTCTGCCGTCAACTTCCTCAGGACCTCTTCTTTTTAACCATCAGCAACAACACACTGGGATAAAGGGTGAACCCATTTATCACACTGGTCATGTGCATACTCTTACTCCAAACATACCAGTGCATTCCCTCGCATTGCCTCCATCAGAGCCACATCAGCAACACCACAATTCCCAGCAGCATTCAGCCGAGTTCCAATCTACACAACACCATGCTTTTCAAAGCCAAGAGGAGTTGAGGAgacggaagaaaaaaaaaaaaagactgcaagaGAGAGAGGAGATAGGCTACAATTGGACCCCGGCTGCAAAAGTAGAGAGAGAACAGGTGGAGGCCTCCCTTGGGGAAAAGCAGAGAAATGAGAAAAGAAAACTTGTTAAAAGAAAAAGGAGAGCAATTCACAGGAcgcaacataaaattaaaaagcgCATGGCTGTGCTCGTGAGAATCAGACGTGGAAGTGGAGGAAGTGCTGTGTATGAACTGGGCCTTCCAGGTGGACTGAAGCTTAACAGGCTTCGTTCTCTCAAAGTTCCTCTGAAACGAAAGTCCTGTCCCCTTTGCCTTGGTGCTACCTTCTCCCAACAGGTAGCCCTTAAAGTTCACATAGCAGCTAGACATTGTCCCAAAGTGAGAGGCCTTCAGCATCGTTTGAAATGTCCCGTTTGTGGAAAACAGTCTCGCAAGTTCCTCTCAGCTCTCATTCACAGAAGCTCTCATTTAGCCAACAGAGCATTTTCTTGTAAACATTGTCCCTGTCGTTTCTGGAATGCAATGCTCCTTACACGTCATAAGAAGGTGTGTCGTGGGACGTTGGCTAAGTTTCAACGAGATAGGGCTCTTTGTGTTAAATTAGTCATGGGATCAACATACAGGAGGTTTGAGTGTAAAGGGAACTCTTCATCCTTGCATATGGAATATAGTCACTAA